From Micromonospora rhizosphaerae, the proteins below share one genomic window:
- a CDS encoding carbohydrate ABC transporter permease encodes MAYVLPAFAVYAAFLLYPLIRSAQLSLYEWDGLTLGTFVGFQNYVEVLTDPVLRASFGHTLVLIGFYAVLPVVLGLPLAALLTRARVRGMPFFRTVVFLPQVVAMVVVAVAWRRIYDPDGPLNAALHAVGLGGLAHGWLGDYTFALPAVGLIGTWVQLGLVTVLLMAGMSRIPAERYEAARLDGAGPVREFFAVTLPAVRGEVAVALTLTIIAALKTFDLIYVTTSGGPGNSTAVPSYEVYRRAFEQGQVGSAAAVAIVLTVLIFVISLGVNRIADREEK; translated from the coding sequence TTGGCATACGTACTTCCCGCCTTCGCGGTCTACGCGGCCTTTCTGCTCTATCCGCTGATCCGGTCCGCGCAGCTGTCGCTGTACGAGTGGGACGGCCTGACCCTCGGCACGTTCGTCGGGTTCCAGAACTACGTCGAGGTGCTGACCGACCCCGTCCTGCGGGCGTCGTTCGGCCACACCTTGGTGCTCATCGGCTTCTACGCGGTGCTGCCGGTCGTGCTCGGCCTGCCGCTGGCCGCGCTGCTCACCCGGGCCCGGGTACGCGGGATGCCGTTCTTCCGGACCGTGGTGTTCCTGCCGCAGGTCGTCGCGATGGTCGTGGTGGCCGTCGCCTGGCGGCGGATCTACGACCCGGACGGCCCGCTGAACGCGGCGCTGCACGCCGTCGGGCTCGGCGGTCTGGCCCACGGCTGGCTGGGTGACTACACGTTCGCCCTGCCCGCGGTCGGCCTGATCGGCACCTGGGTGCAGCTCGGCCTGGTCACCGTCCTGTTGATGGCCGGGATGAGCCGGATCCCCGCCGAGCGCTACGAGGCCGCTCGGCTGGACGGGGCGGGACCGGTCCGCGAGTTCTTCGCGGTGACCCTGCCCGCCGTCCGGGGTGAGGTCGCGGTCGCGCTGACCCTGACCATCATCGCCGCGTTGAAGACCTTTGACCTGATCTACGTCACCACCTCGGGTGGTCCGGGCAACTCCACGGCCGTGCCGTCGTACGAGGTCTATCGGCGGGCGTTCGAGCAGGGTCAGGTCGGCTCGGCGGCCGCGGTGGCCATCGTGCTGACCGTGCTGATCTTCGTGATCAGCCTAGGAGTGAACCGGATCGCCGACCGGGAGGAAAAATGA
- a CDS encoding DUF4240 domain-containing protein, protein MLGDHRGGARQSTEWNDLDERLEEALIDQLMRLPLADIVAFEVRFDDLQARVHRDDLWMAAFLIHNGCGDDSFTDFCAGVVGLGRDWCKRALADPDNLAEHPAVRGVAAGTVHNSVLLTEGFQFAPQQAYERLTDGDDCAYYRALDAAEQAMRTDIPPDSPPLLPRRLERLAAMFPEQHGFLDRFYPRLTGAPSHRIR, encoded by the coding sequence GTGTTGGGAGATCATCGAGGCGGCGCGCGTCAAAGCACCGAATGGAACGATCTGGACGAGCGGCTCGAGGAAGCGCTGATAGATCAGCTGATGCGGCTGCCCTTGGCCGACATCGTCGCGTTCGAGGTTCGCTTCGACGACCTACAGGCACGCGTCCACCGCGACGACTTGTGGATGGCCGCCTTCCTCATCCACAACGGCTGCGGCGACGACTCGTTCACCGACTTCTGCGCTGGGGTCGTCGGGCTCGGCCGTGACTGGTGCAAGCGGGCCCTGGCCGACCCTGACAACCTCGCCGAGCACCCGGCCGTCCGCGGGGTCGCCGCCGGCACGGTGCACAACAGCGTCCTGCTGACCGAGGGCTTCCAGTTTGCCCCGCAGCAGGCCTACGAGCGGCTCACCGACGGCGATGACTGCGCGTACTACCGGGCCCTGGACGCCGCCGAGCAGGCGATGCGCACCGACATCCCGCCTGACTCGCCCCCGCTCCTGCCCCGGCGGCTGGAACGGCTCGCAGCGATGTTCCCGGAGCAGCACGGTTTCCTCGACCGGTTCTACCCACGGCTTACCGGAGCTCCGAGCCACCGGATCCGCTGA
- a CDS encoding DUF4193 domain-containing protein codes for MSKPIDYDAPRRPAVEVEDDSLEELKARGVASQSARVDLDEAEAAENFELPGADLSGEELTVAVVPMRPDEFRCVRCFLVHHRSQLAAQPDGREVCQECS; via the coding sequence ATGAGCAAGCCCATCGATTACGACGCACCGCGCCGACCCGCCGTTGAGGTTGAAGACGACAGCCTGGAGGAACTCAAGGCGCGCGGCGTGGCGTCGCAGTCAGCGAGAGTCGACCTCGACGAGGCCGAGGCTGCCGAGAACTTCGAGTTGCCCGGCGCGGACTTGTCCGGCGAGGAACTGACCGTGGCGGTCGTGCCGATGCGGCCGGACGAGTTTCGATGCGTGCGCTGCTTCTTGGTGCACCACCGCAGTCAGCTCGCCGCGCAGCCCGACGGCCGGGAGGTCTGCCAGGAGTGCTCCTGA
- a CDS encoding extracellular solute-binding protein translates to MSRAPGRPRTRAGLRAAVGLVTALGLFGAAACAPGSSPSKPAGDDANRTVQTDAAKLGNVTLTVWDQEVRGGQNEQMTALNEAFHAKYPNITIKRVSRSFDDLGTTLRLALSGNDAPDVVQSNNGRADMGKFVQAQQLLSLEPWAKAYGWADRYPDSVLQYSRYTPDGKTFGEGNIYGMPQVGEIVGIFYNKEKLTKLGLQPPKTWADLTSALATAKQHGEAPLQLGNLDKWPAVHVFGTIQGQFVPADQVTKLGFGGSGASWNTPENTKAAEELVNWVNAGYFNNSPNGTDYDKAWQNFAAGQGMFLIAGSWLGADLDKSMGDKVGFSAPPPGQDGKVAATGGTGLPFTITSKAKNPDAAAAYINFITSSEAMTKLAKTGNMPVVETAKQQKPSGVQGDIFDAFGATTESGRLLPYLDYATPTMADTLGAALQDLIAKRISPQQFLQKLQDDNAKFVASNG, encoded by the coding sequence ATGTCTCGAGCACCAGGGCGCCCGCGAACGCGGGCCGGGCTGCGTGCCGCCGTCGGGCTCGTCACCGCGCTGGGACTGTTCGGTGCCGCGGCGTGCGCGCCCGGGTCGAGCCCCTCGAAGCCGGCTGGTGACGACGCCAACCGGACCGTGCAGACGGACGCCGCCAAGCTCGGCAACGTCACGCTGACCGTTTGGGACCAGGAGGTCCGCGGCGGGCAGAACGAGCAGATGACTGCCCTCAACGAGGCATTCCACGCCAAGTACCCGAACATCACCATCAAGCGGGTCTCCCGGTCGTTCGACGACCTGGGCACCACCCTGCGGCTGGCGCTCTCCGGCAACGACGCCCCCGACGTCGTGCAGTCCAACAACGGCCGCGCCGACATGGGCAAGTTCGTCCAGGCCCAGCAGCTCCTCTCGCTGGAGCCGTGGGCCAAGGCGTACGGCTGGGCCGACCGCTACCCGGACAGCGTGCTGCAGTACTCGCGCTACACGCCGGACGGCAAGACCTTCGGCGAGGGCAACATCTACGGCATGCCGCAGGTCGGCGAGATCGTCGGCATCTTCTACAACAAGGAGAAGCTGACCAAGCTCGGCCTCCAGCCGCCGAAGACGTGGGCGGACCTGACCTCGGCGCTCGCCACCGCCAAGCAGCACGGCGAGGCCCCGCTGCAGCTCGGCAACCTCGACAAGTGGCCGGCCGTTCACGTGTTCGGCACCATCCAGGGCCAGTTCGTCCCCGCCGACCAGGTCACCAAGCTCGGCTTCGGCGGGTCCGGTGCCTCCTGGAACACTCCGGAGAACACCAAGGCCGCCGAGGAACTGGTCAACTGGGTGAACGCGGGCTACTTCAACAACAGCCCGAACGGCACCGACTACGACAAGGCGTGGCAGAACTTCGCCGCCGGTCAGGGCATGTTCCTCATCGCCGGCTCCTGGCTCGGCGCGGACCTCGACAAGTCGATGGGTGACAAGGTGGGCTTCTCCGCCCCGCCGCCCGGCCAGGATGGCAAGGTCGCCGCGACCGGCGGTACCGGCCTGCCGTTCACCATCACCAGCAAGGCGAAGAACCCGGACGCGGCGGCCGCGTACATCAACTTCATCACCAGCAGTGAGGCGATGACGAAGCTCGCCAAGACCGGCAACATGCCGGTTGTGGAGACCGCCAAGCAGCAGAAGCCGAGTGGCGTGCAGGGCGACATCTTCGACGCCTTCGGCGCCACCACCGAGTCGGGCCGGCTGCTGCCGTACCTGGACTACGCCACGCCGACGATGGCCGACACCCTCGGTGCGGCGCTGCAGGACCTGATCGCCAAGCGGATCAGCCCGCAGCAGTTCCTCCAGAAGCTGCAGGACGACAATGCGAAGTTCGTTGCCAGCAACGGCTGA
- a CDS encoding carbohydrate ABC transporter permease produces the protein MISKGERAANYLILAAFAAFALWPVLTIVAAALGPDDSAARTAQGPGLLGLHPENFGTAWQQGQFGHSMLTSIAVSAFVVTCATLLSVMSGYAFGTMTFPGRNLLFYVFLVGIMVPAEATVVPLYFDLRTLGLTNTFWAIALPQVAQSVAFGTFWMRTYFRASPVAMAEAARLDGAGSWTTLWRILLPIGRPAVTTLVVLTFMWTWNEFLIPLVMATSDELRTAPLGLAFFQGQYTSGFTLLAAGAVIVAAPVVVLYLFLQRRFIQGMIEGAVRE, from the coding sequence ATGATCTCGAAGGGTGAGCGGGCGGCCAACTACCTCATCCTGGCCGCGTTCGCGGCGTTCGCGCTCTGGCCGGTGCTGACCATCGTGGCAGCGGCCCTCGGTCCGGACGACAGCGCCGCCCGGACCGCGCAGGGTCCCGGGCTGCTGGGCCTGCACCCGGAGAACTTCGGCACCGCGTGGCAGCAGGGCCAATTCGGGCACTCGATGCTCACCAGCATCGCGGTCTCGGCCTTCGTGGTCACCTGCGCCACCCTGCTCTCCGTGATGAGCGGGTACGCCTTCGGCACCATGACCTTCCCCGGCCGGAACTTGCTGTTCTACGTGTTCCTGGTCGGCATCATGGTGCCCGCCGAGGCCACCGTGGTACCGCTCTACTTCGATCTGCGGACCCTCGGCCTGACCAACACCTTCTGGGCGATTGCGCTGCCCCAGGTTGCCCAGTCGGTCGCGTTCGGCACCTTCTGGATGCGTACCTACTTCCGGGCCAGCCCGGTGGCGATGGCGGAGGCGGCCCGGTTGGACGGGGCCGGATCGTGGACGACCCTGTGGCGCATCCTGCTGCCCATCGGTCGGCCAGCGGTGACCACGCTGGTCGTGCTCACCTTCATGTGGACCTGGAACGAGTTCCTGATCCCGCTGGTCATGGCCACCAGCGACGAGCTGCGCACCGCACCGCTCGGACTGGCCTTCTTCCAGGGCCAGTACACCTCGGGGTTCACCCTGCTCGCCGCCGGCGCGGTCATCGTCGCGGCCCCGGTGGTCGTCCTCTACCTGTTCCTGCAACGCCGTTTCATCCAAGGCATGATCGAGGGCGCTGTCCGCGAGTGA
- a CDS encoding class I SAM-dependent methyltransferase — translation MLLRIRVVVHAACLLRTSNQYSAHVTSEKPAVPVMHDAAYFDQWYADMVASPARDAIIARTLGLPPELQDAGTLTWQGVAEVTEELRLPQNGLLLDIACGRGGYGIEVAERAGTRLVGVDFSAVALEQAKSISARRLPAGRSEFQIGTLFATGLPTGVADGLMCVDAVQFAEPPLAALLEFRRLLTSGGRLALTCWEAVDPSDERVPPRIHAVNLRRDLPKAGFVDVAVHEKPEWRQAERAMWEEAVAAVDSDAAVRSLQAEGRRSLDTFDSLRRVFATATAP, via the coding sequence ATGTTGCTTCGCATCCGCGTCGTCGTCCACGCAGCCTGCCTCCTGCGGACCAGTAACCAGTACAGTGCCCACGTGACATCAGAGAAGCCGGCTGTGCCGGTGATGCATGACGCCGCGTACTTCGACCAGTGGTACGCGGACATGGTCGCCTCGCCCGCCCGCGACGCCATCATTGCCCGCACCCTGGGGCTGCCGCCGGAACTGCAGGATGCCGGCACCCTCACCTGGCAGGGCGTCGCCGAGGTGACCGAGGAACTGCGCCTGCCGCAGAACGGCCTGTTGCTCGACATCGCCTGTGGGCGCGGCGGGTACGGCATCGAGGTCGCCGAACGTGCCGGCACACGCCTGGTCGGAGTGGACTTCTCCGCCGTGGCCCTGGAGCAGGCCAAGTCGATCAGCGCACGCCGGCTGCCCGCCGGCCGGTCCGAGTTCCAGATCGGGACCCTGTTCGCGACCGGGCTGCCCACGGGCGTCGCGGATGGGTTGATGTGCGTGGATGCGGTGCAGTTTGCCGAGCCACCGCTCGCCGCACTGCTCGAGTTCCGTCGACTCCTGACTTCCGGCGGCCGACTCGCCCTGACCTGTTGGGAAGCGGTCGATCCGTCGGACGAGCGGGTCCCGCCGCGCATTCATGCGGTGAACCTCCGGCGGGACCTGCCGAAGGCTGGCTTCGTCGACGTGGCGGTGCATGAGAAGCCCGAGTGGCGCCAGGCCGAGCGAGCGATGTGGGAAGAGGCGGTCGCGGCGGTTGACTCCGACGCGGCGGTGAGGTCCCTGCAGGCCGAGGGTCGGCGCTCGCTGGACACGTTCGACTCGCTGCGCCGCGTGTTCGCGACCGCCACCGCACCCTGA